In Amaranthus tricolor cultivar Red isolate AtriRed21 chromosome 3, ASM2621246v1, whole genome shotgun sequence, a single window of DNA contains:
- the LOC130808636 gene encoding protein JINGUBANG-like — translation MADDCDYPDGQTSFSSPMMMSPWNQVSPLKSPWSHQSEQYQDSGPINPLIIGSLVREEGHIYSLATNGDLLYTGSDSKNIRVWKNLKEFSGFKSASGLVKAIVIEGGKIFTGHQDGKIRIWKVSPKNPSIYKRSGSLPTLKDLFKASIKLSNYIEIKKNRTSIWMKHSDAISYLSMCGEQGILYSSSWDRTFKVWRISDSKCLESVSAHEDAVNSVVSSNDGMIFTGSADGTVKVWRREMQRKGTKHFFVQTLLKQECAVTALAVDPTGLIVYCGSSDGIVNFWDSQKNLAHGGVLKGHKLAVLCLSARSRLVFSGSADKTICIWRREGMVHTCVSTLTGHNGPVKCLCVEDDKEAKGQRFVVYSGSLDKSVKVWNVADEEGIMAVGIGMIQQQQVMDVESASESLRSDRSSR, via the coding sequence ATGGCTGACGATTGCGATTATCCAGATGGACAGACTAGTTTCTCATCACCAATGATGATGTCTCCATGGAACCAGGTTTCACCATTGAAATCTCCTTGGTCTCACCAATCTGAACAATATCAGGACTCTGGTCCGATTAACCCCCTTATCATTGGCTCACTTGTTCGAGAAGAGGGCCACATTTATTCTTTGGCTACTAATGGGGATTTATTATACACAGGTTCTGATAGCAAGAATATTCGGGTTTGGAAGAACTTGAAAGAGTTTTCCGGGTTCAAGTCTGCATCTGGATTGGTTAAAGCTATTGTGATTGAAGGTGGGAAGATATTTACCGGTCATCAGGATGGTAAGATTAGGATTTGGAAGGTGTCACCTAAAAATCCTAGTATTTATAAACGATCAGGTTCTTTACCCACATTAAAGGATTTGTTTAAGGCCTCGATTAAACTTAGTAACTATATCGAGATTAAGAAGAATCGAACTTCAATATGGATGAAACATTCGGATGCCATTTCATATTTGAGTATGTGTGGTGAACAAGGGATATTGTACTCATCATCATGGGACAGGACATTTAAGGTGTGGCGCATTTCTGATTCGAAATGCCTGGAGTCTGTATCTGCCCATGAAGATGCTGTCAACTCTGTTGTGTCGAGTAATGATGGCATGATCTTTACCGGGTCTGCTGATGGCACAGTTAAGGTTTGGAGGAGAGAAATGCAGCGAAAAGGAACAAAACATTTCTTTGTACAAACTTTGCTGAAGCAAGAATGTGCTGTTACTGCTCTTGCAGTTGATCCTACAGGGTTGATAGTTTACTGTGGGTCAAGTGATGGAATCGTTAATTTCTGGGACAGCCAGAAGAATCTTGCACACGGGGGTGTGCTGAAAGGCCATAAATTGGCTGTTCTCTGTTTATCTGCTCGTTCACGGCTTGTGTTTAGCGGGTCTGCTGATAAAACTATCTGTATATGGCGTCGTGAAGGCATGGTTCATACTTGTGTATCAACTTTGACAGGTCATAATGGTCCGGTTAAGTGCCTGTGTGTTGAAGATGATAAGGAGGCCAAAGGTCAAAGGTTTGTTGTTTATAGTGGAAGTCTTGATAAGTCGGTGAAGGTATGGAATGTTGCTGATGAAGAAGGAATAATGGCGGTGGGAATAGGCATGATTCAGCAACAGCAGGTGATGGACGTTGAATCTGCATCTGAATCTTTGCGCTCTGATCGTAGCTCTCGGTAA
- the LOC130808364 gene encoding uncharacterized protein LOC130808364 translates to MVNGHLGWSKVIWVVQLSLGLNGVHFDTFKYTMSHDRQVSIVRNRNRDDNSDGYEDEMELIAIVSGFIMVLVGAWFDRFQHKEVPWNEHERAIKSAYWLDSLMNDRICKDQLRMNWRCFDKLCEVLVTKGDLITTRNVTIIEIVAFFLHTLAHDLKNRTIGAVFTRSGETVSHQFLTVLKAVMKIGKYYIKQVDFNVTYEGDNKWKWFEGALGALDGTLIKMTVPVEDRPRYRDRKRDITTNGSASDPRILGDALRRPNGLKVPRNKYFLVDLGYSNEQGFLAPYKGTRYHLNLWIGSAPTNYKELFNLRHSSARNTIERAFGLLKKRWAILRKSSFYDKRTQVRIINACFVLHNFVREENLYEENLLNEVDDNLSNVEAFDTMVDEGENFISKAQASPQWNNLRDEMSQKMFREYLARRGAT, encoded by the exons ATGGTCAATGGTCATTTAGGCTGGTCAAAGGTCATATGGGTTGTGCAACTATCACTTGGCTTGAATGGCGTACACTTTGATACTTTCAag TATACCATGTCTCATGATCGACaagtttctattgttagaaACCGAAATAGAGATGACAATAGTGATGGCTATGAGGATGAAATGGAACTAATTGCAATAGTCAGTGGCTTTATTATGGTTTTAGTGGGAGCATGGTTTGATAGGTTTCAGCATAAAGAAGTACCTTGGAACGAACATGAACGTGCAATTAAAAGTGCATATTGGTTGGATTCCCTCATGAATGATAGGATTTGTAAAGACCAGTTACGTATGAATTGGAGATGTTTTGATAAGTTATGCGAGGTTTTAGTTACTAAAGGAGACCTGATTACTACTAGGAATGTGACCATAATAGAAATTGTTGCTTTTTTTCTACATACTCTTGCCCATGATCTGAAGAATAGAACTATTGGTGCCGTGTTCACTCGTTCGGGAGAAACGGTAAGCCATCAATTCCTAACCGTGCTCAAAGCTGTGATGAAAATAGGCAAGTATTATATCAAGCAAGTAGATTTCAATGTGACTTATGAAGGAGACAACAAGTGGAAGTGGTTTGAGGGGGCACTTGGGGCACTTGATGGGACACTTATTAAGATGACAGTTCCGGTCGAAGATCGACCTAGATATAGAGATAGGAAAAGAGATATTACTACTAAT GGATCGGCTTCTGATCCTCGCATTTTAGGGGACGCCCTTCGAAGACCTAATGGTCTTAAAGTTCCTAGGA ataaatattttcttgttgatttgGGATATTCTAATGAACAAGGCTTCTTGGCTCCATATAAAGGTACACGTTACCATTTAAACTTGTGGATAGGAAGTGCTCCTACAAACTACAAAGAATTGTTCAACTTGCGTCATTCATCCGCACGTAATACTATTGAAAGAGCCTTTGGGTTATTGAAAAAGAGGTGGGCTATATTGAGGAAAAGTAGCTTTTATGATAAGCGAACACAAGTAAGAATCATAAATGCATGCTTTGTTCTCcataattttgttagagaagaaAATTTGTATGAGGAGAATTTGTTAAATGAGGTGGACGATAATTTATCAAATGTAGAAGCTTTTGATACAATGGTGGATGAAGGGGAGAATTTCATTTCAAAGGCACAAGCCTCACCTCAATGGAACAACTTAAGAGATGAAATGTCACAAAAAATGTTCCGAGAATACCTAGCTCGAAGGGGGGCTACTTGA
- the LOC130808365 gene encoding uncharacterized protein LOC130808365 codes for MIVITMEDLPQWTEYIKVNKNAAPYRNKCIENWEDICTLFGADRAVGDGAEQHEEAADAMEGETICERTSSSKDPTNSSSRKRKKDSVADAVNSFAESFIEYVQSKIKDASKLTCQEIHAVVSQVLGISRIQTMWAVKKFMNGNPDEFLILKELPEDEKLDWILLCLDE; via the exons atgatCGTAATCACAATGGAAGATTTACCTCAATGGACAGAATATATTAAG GTAAACAAAAATGCTGCCCCTTATCGCAACAAGTGCATAGAAAATTGGGAAGATATTTGCACTTTATTTGGTGCAGATAGAGCCGTCGGGGATGGTGCAGAACAACACGAGGAGGCAGCGGATGCCATGGAGGGGGAGACGATCTGTGAACGAACAAGCTCTTCTAAGGATCcaactaattcaagctctcgcAAGCGGAAAAAGGATAGTGTAGCTGATGCGGTAAATAGTTTTGCCGAGTCATTTATAGAGTACGTGCAAAGCAAGATTAAAGACGCTTCGAAACTCACTTGTCAAGAGATTCACGCTGTTGTTTCTCAAGTGCTTGGCATTTCTAGGATTCAGACTATGTGGGCAGTAAAGAAGTTTATGAATGGTAATCCCGACGAGTTTCTGATACTGAAAGAACTACCGGAGGATGAGAAACTCGACTGGATACTCTTATGCCTTGACGAGTAG